One Natrinema marinum genomic window carries:
- a CDS encoding DNA-directed RNA polymerase subunit A', whose amino-acid sequence MQNSTPKDIGQISFGLMEPEEYREMSATKIITADTYDDDGFPIDMGLMDPRLGVIDPGLECKTCGKHSGSCNGHFGHIELAAPVIHVGFTKLIRRLLRGTCRECSKLLLTEDERDEFRDQLEESRKLSRDLNDVTKAAIRQARKKDRCPFCGEIQYDIDHEKPTTYYEVQQVLTSEYSQRIAGAMQGDEEAGIERTTPDELAEQTEIDLTRVNEILSGSFRPRESQRKAIEKALDIDLTEEDTNKLMPSDIRDWFEAIPDEDIEVLGINPERSRPEWMILTVLPVPPVTARPSITLDNGQRSEDDLTHKLVDIIRINQRFMENREAGAPQLIIEDLWELLQYHVTTFMDNEISGTPPARHRSGRPLKTLSQRLKGKEGRFRGSLSGKRVNFSARTVISPDPTLSLNEVGVPDRVAKEMTQTMNVTERNLADARRFVSNGPEGHPGANYVRRPDGRRLKVTEKNCEQLAEKVEAGWEVNRHLIDGDIVIFNRQPSLHRMSIMAHEVVVMPYKTFRLNTVVCPPYNADFDGDEMNMHALQNEEARAEARVLMRVQEQILSPRFGENIIGAIQDHISGMYLLTNDNPRFNETQALDLLRATRIDELPEPSGIDDEDKPFWTGYDVFSELLPDDLNLEFTGTVGDEVVIEDGQLLQGTIAEDEVGEFGGEIVDTITKIYGNTRARIFINEVSTLAMRAIMHFGFSIGIDDETIPEEAQSRIDETIEDANDRVEELIEAYERGELESLPGRTIDETLEMKIMQTLSRARDNAGNIADEHFDDENPAVVMANSGARGSMLNLTQMAGAVGQQAVRGERINRGYEDRTLSHYEPDDLSAEAHGFVENSYTSGLTPREFFFHAMGGREGLVDTAVRTSKSGYLQRRLINALSELETQYDGTVRDTSDTIVQFEFGEDGTSPVKVSSGDENNIDVEHIASRVLDSEFESEAEKQEFLGSRPRPTNLSEHADDRLAEGTEVTSDD is encoded by the coding sequence ATGCAAAACAGTACACCAAAAGACATCGGACAGATCTCCTTCGGGCTCATGGAGCCCGAGGAGTATCGGGAGATGAGCGCGACGAAGATCATCACCGCCGACACCTACGACGACGACGGCTTCCCCATCGACATGGGGCTGATGGACCCGCGGCTGGGCGTCATCGACCCCGGACTCGAGTGCAAGACCTGCGGGAAGCACTCGGGGTCGTGTAACGGCCACTTCGGGCACATCGAACTGGCCGCACCGGTCATCCACGTCGGCTTCACGAAACTCATCCGGCGGCTCCTGCGGGGGACCTGTCGGGAGTGTTCGAAGCTGCTGCTGACGGAAGACGAACGCGACGAGTTCCGCGATCAGTTAGAGGAGTCCCGGAAGCTGAGCCGGGACCTAAACGACGTGACCAAGGCCGCGATCCGGCAGGCCCGCAAGAAGGATCGGTGTCCGTTCTGCGGCGAGATCCAGTACGACATCGACCACGAGAAGCCGACGACCTACTACGAGGTCCAGCAAGTCCTCACCAGCGAGTACTCCCAGCGCATCGCCGGCGCGATGCAGGGCGACGAGGAGGCCGGCATCGAGCGGACGACGCCCGACGAGCTCGCCGAGCAGACCGAGATCGACCTCACTCGCGTCAACGAGATCCTCTCGGGGTCGTTCCGTCCGCGCGAGAGCCAGCGCAAGGCCATCGAGAAGGCCTTAGACATCGACCTCACCGAGGAGGACACGAACAAGCTGATGCCCAGCGACATCCGGGACTGGTTCGAGGCGATTCCGGACGAGGACATCGAGGTGCTCGGCATCAACCCCGAACGCTCCCGGCCGGAGTGGATGATCCTCACCGTTCTCCCCGTCCCGCCGGTCACCGCGCGGCCGTCGATCACGCTCGACAACGGCCAGCGTAGCGAGGACGACCTCACGCACAAGCTGGTGGACATCATCCGGATCAACCAGCGGTTCATGGAGAACCGCGAAGCCGGCGCGCCCCAGCTGATCATCGAGGACCTCTGGGAACTGCTGCAGTACCACGTCACGACGTTCATGGACAACGAGATCTCGGGCACGCCGCCGGCGCGACATCGCTCCGGCCGTCCACTCAAGACCCTCTCCCAGCGCCTGAAGGGCAAGGAGGGTCGCTTCCGGGGCTCGCTGTCGGGCAAGCGCGTGAACTTCTCCGCCCGGACCGTCATTTCGCCGGACCCGACCCTCTCGCTGAACGAGGTCGGCGTCCCGGACCGCGTCGCCAAGGAGATGACCCAGACGATGAACGTCACCGAGCGCAACCTCGCCGACGCCCGTCGATTCGTCTCGAACGGCCCCGAGGGTCATCCCGGCGCGAACTACGTCCGCCGGCCCGACGGTCGCCGGCTGAAGGTGACCGAGAAGAACTGCGAGCAACTCGCCGAGAAGGTCGAGGCCGGCTGGGAGGTTAACCGCCACCTCATCGACGGCGACATCGTCATCTTCAACCGCCAGCCGTCGCTCCACCGGATGTCGATCATGGCCCACGAGGTCGTGGTCATGCCGTACAAGACGTTCCGGCTGAACACCGTCGTCTGTCCGCCGTACAACGCCGACTTCGACGGCGACGAGATGAACATGCACGCCCTCCAGAACGAGGAGGCCCGCGCCGAGGCCCGCGTGCTCATGCGCGTCCAAGAGCAGATCCTCTCGCCGCGTTTCGGTGAGAACATCATCGGGGCCATTCAGGACCACATCAGCGGGATGTACCTGCTGACCAACGACAACCCCCGGTTCAACGAGACCCAGGCGCTGGACCTGCTTCGGGCCACCCGGATCGACGAACTGCCCGAACCCAGCGGGATCGACGACGAGGACAAACCGTTCTGGACCGGCTACGACGTCTTCTCCGAGCTCTTGCCCGACGACCTCAACCTCGAGTTCACCGGGACCGTCGGCGACGAGGTCGTCATCGAGGACGGCCAGTTGCTCCAGGGAACGATCGCCGAGGACGAGGTCGGCGAGTTCGGCGGCGAGATCGTCGACACGATCACGAAGATCTACGGCAACACCCGCGCGCGGATCTTCATCAACGAGGTCTCGACGCTGGCGATGCGCGCCATCATGCACTTCGGGTTCTCGATCGGGATCGACGACGAGACCATCCCCGAGGAGGCCCAGTCCCGCATCGACGAGACCATTGAGGACGCCAACGACCGCGTCGAAGAGCTGATCGAGGCCTACGAGCGCGGCGAACTCGAGAGCCTGCCGGGGCGGACGATCGACGAGACACTCGAGATGAAGATCATGCAAACGCTCTCGCGTGCGCGTGACAACGCCGGGAACATCGCCGACGAGCACTTCGACGACGAGAACCCCGCGGTCGTCATGGCAAACTCCGGTGCCCGCGGATCGATGCTCAACCTGACCCAGATGGCCGGCGCGGTCGGCCAACAGGCAGTTCGAGGCGAGCGGATCAACCGCGGCTACGAGGACCGCACGCTCTCGCACTACGAGCCCGACGACCTCTCGGCCGAGGCACACGGCTTCGTCGAGAACTCCTACACGAGCGGTCTCACTCCGCGGGAATTCTTCTTCCACGCGATGGGCGGCCGCGAGGGGCTGGTCGACACCGCAGTCCGAACGTCGAAGTCCGGTTACCTGCAGCGTCGGCTGATCAACGCCCTCTCCGAACTCGAGACGCAGTACGACGGCACCGTCCGGGACACCTCGGACACGATCGTCCAGTTCGAGTTCGGCGAGGACGGCACCTCGCCGGTCAAGGTCTCCTCCGGCGACGAGAACAACATCGATGTCGAACACATCGCCAGTCGCGTCCTCGACTCCGAGTTCGAGTCCGAGGCCGAGAAACAGGAGTTCCTCGGCTCCCGGCCGCGGCCGACGAACCTCTCCGAACACGCCGACGATCGCCTCGCCGAGGGCACGGAGGTGACCTCCGATGACTGA
- the rpoA2 gene encoding DNA-directed RNA polymerase subunit A'': MTEVHYDVDDDTIAVVEDTDLPRRLKDDVYETLEAREGATVEDADELAKAVETRYLDTRVDPLDPVGTVSAQSIGEPGTQLTMNTFHYAGVAEIDVTQGLPRLIELVDARKTPDTPMMTVYLEGEYATEREKAHEVVWKIEATKILALGDVSTNVADMRVQISLNEDTLRERMITPEEVAEIIEDSLGVSTVQQGTQIQFGPEEPSYRDLLQLVEELRDITFKGIEDISRVVIRREELEEGEEFVLYTEGSAFGDVLEIEGVDASRTTCNNIHEIRRNLGIEAAREAIIEETNNTLAEQGLDDVNVRHLMLVADIMTNRGEIESIGRHGISGSKESVLARAAFEVTVNHLLNAAIHGEVDDLDGVTENVIVGKPIKLGTGDVDLRMGSTTSGSSQAD, from the coding sequence ATGACTGAGGTCCACTACGACGTCGACGACGACACGATCGCGGTCGTCGAGGACACTGACCTCCCGCGACGGCTCAAAGACGACGTCTACGAGACCCTCGAGGCCCGCGAGGGCGCCACCGTCGAGGACGCCGACGAACTCGCGAAGGCCGTCGAGACCCGCTACCTGGACACGCGGGTCGACCCGCTCGATCCCGTCGGCACCGTCAGCGCCCAATCGATCGGCGAACCCGGCACGCAGCTGACGATGAACACGTTCCACTACGCGGGGGTCGCCGAAATCGACGTCACGCAGGGGCTGCCGCGGCTGATCGAACTGGTCGACGCCCGGAAGACCCCGGATACGCCGATGATGACCGTCTACCTCGAGGGCGAGTACGCCACCGAGCGCGAGAAGGCCCACGAGGTCGTCTGGAAGATCGAGGCGACGAAGATCCTCGCGCTGGGCGACGTCTCGACGAACGTCGCGGACATGCGCGTCCAGATCTCGCTCAACGAGGACACCCTCCGCGAGCGGATGATCACGCCCGAGGAGGTTGCCGAGATCATCGAGGACTCGCTGGGTGTGAGCACGGTCCAGCAGGGCACGCAGATTCAGTTCGGCCCGGAAGAGCCGTCCTACCGTGATCTGCTCCAGCTCGTCGAGGAGCTGCGCGACATCACGTTCAAGGGAATCGAGGACATCTCTCGCGTCGTCATCCGCCGCGAGGAACTCGAAGAGGGCGAGGAGTTCGTCCTCTACACCGAGGGCTCGGCCTTTGGCGATGTCCTCGAGATCGAGGGCGTCGACGCCTCGCGGACGACGTGTAACAACATCCACGAGATCCGGCGCAACCTCGGCATCGAAGCGGCCCGCGAGGCCATCATCGAGGAGACGAACAACACGCTGGCCGAACAGGGGCTGGACGACGTGAACGTCCGACACCTGATGCTCGTCGCGGACATCATGACTAACCGCGGCGAGATCGAGTCGATCGGTCGCCACGGCATCTCGGGCTCGAAGGAGTCCGTGCTGGCCCGCGCGGCGTTCGAGGTGACGGTCAACCACCTGCTCAACGCCGCGATCCACGGCGAAGTCGACGACTTAGACGGCGTCACGGAGAACGTCATCGTCGGGAAGCCGATCAAACTCGG